The genomic window GACGGTCGGCGTCACCCCGACGGCCTGGATCAGCTTGACGAACGCGGTGTTCGGCGAGGTGGCCAGCGCTTCGGTCACCGACATCGGTGACTTGTACTTGCCCGCGTTCTCGACGCAGTAGGTGGCGGGCGGGCAGCCGCGGGCGCCACCGTTACCCATGCCCCTGGCCTCGAACCGGCCCGGCACGTCGAGCTGGGCGTTGATGCCGAGGCCCTTCTCCATGGCCGCGGCGGCGGTGAAGACCTTGAAGATCGAGCCCGCGCCGTCGCCGACCATCGAATACGGCTGCGGCTGCACGGTCTCGTTCGCGTCGCGGTTCAGGCCGTAGGTGCGGCTGGAGGCCATCGCGAGCAGCGGATGCGAATCCTGGCCCGGGGCCACGACGGACATCACCTGGGCGATGTTGTCGAGATTCGGGTTGGCCGCCTCGGTCACCGAGCGTTTCACCGAATCCTGCACGGCGGGGTCGAGGTTCGTCTTGATCAGGTAGCCGCCCTTGTCGATCTGCTCCCTGCTGATGCCCGCGTTGGCCAGGTACTGAATGGCGTAATCGCAGAAGAAGCCGCGATCGTTGGCGGCGATGCAGCCGCGCGGCAGGCCCTTCGGCTCCGGCAGCACACCGAGCGGCTTGGTCTTGGCCTCGCGGAATTCGTCGGCGCGGCTGGGGATGTTCTGGATCATCGTGTCCAGCACCGTGTTGCGTCGAGCCAGCACGCCATCGGCATTGGTGTACGGGTTCAGCTTCGACGAGCTCTGCACCATGCCGGCCAGCATCGCCGCCTGCGACACGTTCAGCTCGGCGGCGTCGATGCCGAAGTAGGTCTGCGCCGCGTCCTGGATGCCGTAGGAGGAGTTACCGAACGGGACCAGGTTCAGGTACCTGGTGAGGATCTCGTCCTTGGTCAGCTCCCGGTCCAGGGTGAGCGCCATCCGGATCTCGCGGATCTTGCGCGCGGGGGTGGTCTCGATGGCGGCCCTGCGCTCGGCGTCGGTCTTGGCCACGACGAGCAGCTGGAAGTTCTTCACGTACTGCTGGTCGAGCGTCGATGCGCCCTGCTGGACTTCACCGCTGGTGGTGTTGGTGAGGAACGCGCGCAACGTGCCCTGCCAGTCCACACCCTCGTGCTCGGCGAAGCGCCGGTCCTCGATGGAGACGATCGCCAGCTTCATGTCGTTGGAGATCTTGTCGCTGGGAACTTCGAAGCGGCGCTGCTCGTAGAGCCAGGCGATCGGTGTTCCACTCGCGTCGACCATCGTCGAGAC from Nocardia iowensis includes these protein-coding regions:
- a CDS encoding penicillin-binding protein is translated as MFPLAGGFGFISNRAADAVDNVSSELVEGTAPAVSTMVDASGTPIAWLYEQRRFEVPSDKISNDMKLAIVSIEDRRFAEHEGVDWQGTLRAFLTNTTSGEVQQGASTLDQQYVKNFQLLVVAKTDAERRAAIETTPARKIREIRMALTLDRELTKDEILTRYLNLVPFGNSSYGIQDAAQTYFGIDAAELNVSQAAMLAGMVQSSSKLNPYTNADGVLARRNTVLDTMIQNIPSRADEFREAKTKPLGVLPEPKGLPRGCIAANDRGFFCDYAIQYLANAGISREQIDKGGYLIKTNLDPAVQDSVKRSVTEAANPNLDNIAQVMSVVAPGQDSHPLLAMASSRTYGLNRDANETVQPQPYSMVGDGAGSIFKVFTAAAAMEKGLGINAQLDVPGRFEARGMGNGGARGCPPATYCVENAGKYKSPMSVTEALATSPNTAFVKLIQAVGVTPTVDMAVRLGMRSYTEPGSSGHGNQSLADMIKEQNLGSFTLGPVAINPLELSNVAATLASGGKWCPPNPIKEVVDRQGKQVPLTQQACEQVVEPGLANTLANAMSKDDISGTAAGAAQSTGWNAPLSGKTGTTESHRSSAFVGFTNSLAAATYVYGDSPTPGEICSFPLRNCGDGNLFGGNEPARTWFNSIKPVLNHFPPPALPPLDDKYVRGSNNAQVPDVVGMTQGAATAALVGAGFQVTPVTGPGAQAKGTVMGTAPNGSAIPGSVITLYISDGTQRAAPPPGPPPALPGIPGLPPPPLLPPIPIPIPIPR